A genomic window from Streptomyces sp. 846.5 includes:
- the gmk gene encoding guanylate kinase gives MSERPRLTVLSGPSGVGKSTVVSFMRAKHPEVWLSVSATTRKPRPGEKHGVQYYFVDEDQFAKMVANGELLEWAVFAGNHYGTPRQPVLDKLALGEPVLLEIDLQGARQVRESMPEAQSVFLAPPSWEELVRRLTGRGTEPQEVIDERLRTAKVELAAESEFDTTLVNHSVEGVAAELLALLNVV, from the coding sequence ATGAGTGAACGTCCGCGGCTGACCGTGCTCTCCGGTCCCTCAGGGGTCGGCAAGAGCACGGTCGTCAGCTTTATGCGAGCAAAGCATCCCGAAGTATGGCTCTCCGTATCGGCGACCACCCGTAAGCCGCGGCCGGGCGAGAAGCACGGTGTGCAGTACTACTTCGTCGACGAGGACCAGTTCGCCAAGATGGTCGCCAACGGCGAGCTGCTGGAGTGGGCGGTGTTCGCCGGCAACCACTACGGCACGCCCCGACAGCCGGTCCTGGACAAGCTGGCGCTCGGCGAGCCGGTGCTGCTGGAGATCGACCTGCAGGGCGCCCGCCAGGTGCGGGAGAGCATGCCCGAGGCCCAGTCCGTCTTCCTGGCCCCGCCCTCCTGGGAGGAGCTGGTCCGCCGGCTCACCGGCCGCGGGACCGAGCCGCAGGAGGTCATCGACGAGCGGCTGCGCACGGCCAAGGTGGAGCTCGCCGCTGAAAGTGAGTTCGACACCACTCTGGTCAACCACTCGGTCGAGGGTGTAGCGGCAGAACTGCTAGCCTTGCTCAACGTAGTCTGA
- a CDS encoding integration host factor has product MALPPLTPEQRTAALAKAAEARRERAEIKNRLKHSGASLHEVIKAGQENDVIGKMKVSALLESLPGVGKVRAKQIMERLGISESRRVRGLGTNQIASLEREFGGAPA; this is encoded by the coding sequence GTGGCACTTCCGCCCCTTACCCCTGAGCAGCGCACCGCTGCGCTCGCCAAGGCAGCTGAGGCTCGCCGGGAGCGCGCCGAGATCAAGAACCGGCTCAAGCACTCCGGGGCTTCGCTGCACGAGGTCATCAAGGCCGGCCAGGAGAACGACGTCATCGGGAAGATGAAGGTCTCGGCGCTGCTCGAGAGCCTTCCCGGCGTCGGCAAGGTCCGGGCCAAGCAGATCATGGAGCGTCTCGGGATCTCCGAGAGCCGCCGGGTCCGCGGTCTCGGTACCAACCAGATCGCTTCCCTGGAGCGCGAGTTCGGCGGTGCTCCGGCCTGA